Proteins encoded in a region of the Flammeovirga yaeyamensis genome:
- a CDS encoding Hpt domain-containing protein has product MEKTRIDLTYLETFSGGDKTFIAEMMERFLIDAPIQLKEIKEGIDRAEWKAAYKSLHSFKSSVNFIAIQKIKDKVLSMEKMAKEENQVEKLPLEFEELSTEIDFLISELKINLV; this is encoded by the coding sequence ATGGAAAAAACTAGAATTGACTTAACCTATCTAGAAACTTTCTCAGGCGGTGATAAAACCTTTATTGCCGAAATGATGGAACGTTTTTTAATTGATGCTCCTATTCAACTTAAAGAGATAAAAGAAGGAATTGATAGAGCAGAATGGAAAGCGGCCTATAAAAGTTTGCATAGTTTTAAATCATCTGTCAATTTTATTGCGATACAAAAAATTAAAGATAAAGTTCTTTCGATGGAAAAAATGGCGAAAGAAGAAAACCAAGTTGAAAAACTACCACTTGAGTTTGAAGAGTTATCTACTGAAATTGACTTTCTAATTAGTGAATTAAAAATAAATCTGGTTTAA
- a CDS encoding sigma-54-dependent transcriptional regulator, whose product MSTSKRFKIFALEDNAVFSKMLNYILSMDDEHEVVMFEKGRDLLNSLDQKPTLITVDYSLPDMTGEEVIQKISMRMPNVPVIVISGQTDVKIAVKLFKYGVYDYITKDEDIRERLLNAINKIKVNESLIEEVEHLREELSHKYEFDNSIIGNSLPMKKVFQLLHKTSDNAINVSITGETGTGKEVVAKAIHYNSNRAKKPFVAVNIAAIPTSLLESELFGHEKGAFTGAISKRIGKFEEANGGTIFLDEIGEMEMSLQAKLLRVIQEREVVRIGGNQIVKLDVRIITATHRDLSKEMMANKFREDLFYRLMGVPIYLPPLRERGNDVILLAKHLLEQFIAQNQLEKVTITSEAKQKLLDYQYPGNIRELKAIIELAAVMCEGNKIQADDLQFSTSSDLESVMSKEMTLKEYNFEIIQRFLKRYDDNVAKVAKKLDIGKVTIYRYLKEIELSNKVN is encoded by the coding sequence ATGAGTACATCCAAAAGGTTTAAAATATTTGCTTTGGAGGACAATGCAGTGTTCTCAAAAATGCTGAATTATATATTAAGCATGGATGATGAACATGAAGTGGTAATGTTTGAGAAAGGAAGGGATTTATTAAACTCTTTGGACCAAAAACCTACTTTAATTACCGTCGATTACTCTTTGCCTGATATGACAGGAGAAGAGGTGATCCAAAAAATTTCTATGCGAATGCCTAATGTTCCTGTGATTGTTATCTCAGGACAGACGGATGTGAAAATAGCCGTAAAACTATTTAAATATGGAGTTTACGATTACATCACGAAAGATGAGGACATTCGAGAGCGTTTATTAAATGCTATCAATAAGATAAAAGTAAACGAATCTTTAATTGAAGAAGTAGAACATTTAAGGGAAGAGCTTTCTCATAAATATGAATTTGATAATTCTATTATAGGGAACAGTTTGCCAATGAAAAAAGTGTTTCAACTTCTTCATAAAACATCTGATAATGCCATTAATGTTTCGATCACAGGAGAGACAGGAACAGGTAAAGAAGTAGTAGCAAAAGCAATTCATTATAATTCTAATAGAGCAAAGAAACCTTTTGTTGCCGTCAATATTGCTGCTATTCCTACATCGCTTCTAGAAAGTGAGTTATTTGGTCACGAAAAAGGAGCATTTACCGGAGCAATCTCTAAAAGAATTGGAAAGTTTGAGGAAGCCAATGGAGGGACGATTTTTCTTGATGAAATTGGAGAAATGGAAATGAGCTTACAAGCCAAGCTTCTAAGAGTAATCCAAGAAAGGGAAGTAGTACGAATTGGAGGGAATCAGATTGTAAAATTAGATGTAAGAATAATTACAGCTACGCATAGGGATTTATCAAAAGAAATGATGGCGAATAAATTCAGAGAAGATTTATTCTACAGATTAATGGGAGTGCCAATTTACCTTCCTCCTCTAAGAGAAAGGGGGAATGATGTAATTCTCTTAGCTAAACACCTATTAGAACAATTTATAGCACAAAATCAGTTAGAAAAAGTAACGATAACATCAGAAGCAAAGCAAAAATTGCTTGACTATCAATATCCAGGAAATATCCGTGAGTTAAAGGCCATTATAGAATTAGCTGCAGTAATGTGCGAAGGAAATAAAATCCAAGCAGATGATCTTCAGTTTTCTACTTCGTCAGATTTAGAATCGGTGATGTCAAAAGAAATGACACTTAAAGAATATAATTTTGAAATTATTCAGCGATTTTTAAAACGATATGATGATAATGTGGCAAAAGTGGCAAAAAAGTTAGACATTGGAAAAGTGACAATTTACCGATATCTGAAAGAAATAGAATTGTCCAATAAAGTAAACTAA